CGTCAAGTTGATAATAGCCTTTTTAAATCAATTATTCCTTTTCACCGTTCTCAAAAATTATTCCGCCGCCTCTATCGCCTCTTTCAGGTCAAGCGTACCCTCGTAAATGGCCTTGCCGGTGATGACCGAGTCGACACCGAGCGGTTCAAACTCTTTCAGCGCCCGTATGTCCCCGAGCGATGATACTCCGCCCGACGCCACGATCTTCAGCCCCGTTTCACGGGCCATGCGCTCCGTTTCGGCAAGGTTCGGGCCGGTGAGCATACCGTCACGGCTGATGTCGGTATAAACTATTCGCGACACACCGAGCCGTTTCATTTCGAGGCCGAGCTCGACCGCCGGACGACCGCCGTCCGCAGCCCATCCGCGTGTCGCCGCTATGCCGCCGCGGGCGTCGATGCCGACAATGATTTTTTCGGGGCCGTACATTTCGACAGCTTCTTTAACAAGGCCGGGATTTTCCACAGCGACAGTCCCGAGAATGACACGGCCGATACCCATGCCGAGGAGAGCGTCAATGCGCGCCATGTCGCGAATACCGCCGCCGA
This bacterium DNA region includes the following protein-coding sequences:
- the hisA gene encoding 1-(5-phosphoribosyl)-5-[(5-phosphoribosylamino)methylideneamino]imidazole-4-carboxamide isomerase produces the protein MIVIPAVDIKDGRCVRLLQGRMEDETVYARVPWTMAVRWQEAGARILHIVDLNGAFEGRGVNDSAVREIVEHVDMVTELGGGIRDMARIDALLGMGIGRVILGTVAVENPGLVKEAVEMYGPEKIIVGIDARGGIAATRGWAADGGRPAVELGLEMKRLGVSRIVYTDISRDGMLTGPNLAETERMARETGLKIVASGGVSSLGDIRALKEFEPLGVDSVITGKAIYEGTLDLKEAIEAAE